One window of the Archaeoglobus sulfaticallidus PM70-1 genome contains the following:
- a CDS encoding HepT-like ribonuclease domain-containing protein, with amino-acid sequence MSKRTPELFVQDMLEAIEKIERYTSSIEDLEDFMREDMVVDAVLRNLEIIGEAAKNIPEDLRSKYGEIPWKRVVGLRNVVIHGYFAVDLEVVWVIVKRQLPELKEVLLKMMEELERSENK; translated from the coding sequence ATGTCTAAACGAACTCCAGAGCTGTTTGTTCAGGATATGCTGGAAGCAATTGAGAAGATTGAACGGTACACATCCTCGATTGAAGATTTAGAGGATTTTATGAGAGAAGATATGGTTGTTGATGCAGTTTTAAGAAATCTTGAAATCATAGGAGAAGCTGCAAAAAACATCCCTGAAGACCTTCGCTCAAAATATGGAGAAATACCGTGGAAAAGAGTTGTAGGGCTGAGAAATGTTGTGATTCACGGTTATTTTGCGGTAGATCTTGAAGTTGTCTGGGTGATTGTAAAGAGACAGCTTCCTGAGCTTAAAGAGGTTCTGCTGAAGATGATGGAGGAGTTGGAGAGATCCGAAAATAAATAA
- the tnpA gene encoding IS200/IS605 family transposase has translation MGRKSSAVYEINYHIVWCPKYRKPVLVDEVREFLEEQIKTIAETKGWEIIELEVMPDHIHLFISAPPFEAPTNIVKILKGVTAKRLFEKFPELREKELWGGHIWSPSYYVGTAGHVSAETIKKYIEGVKNRGRSRNSSTG, from the coding sequence ATGGGAAGAAAGAGTTCAGCAGTATACGAGATTAACTACCACATCGTGTGGTGTCCGAAGTACAGAAAGCCAGTACTGGTTGATGAGGTTAGGGAGTTTCTGGAGGAGCAGATTAAAACAATAGCGGAAACCAAGGGTTGGGAGATTATTGAGCTTGAAGTCATGCCTGACCACATTCACCTCTTCATCTCTGCTCCGCCTTTTGAAGCTCCAACGAACATAGTCAAGATTCTGAAAGGGGTGACTGCGAAAAGATTGTTTGAGAAATTTCCTGAACTAAGGGAGAAAGAGCTCTGGGGTGGCCATATATGGTCGCCAAGCTACTACGTTGGTACAGCAGGACATGTTTCGGCAGAAACCATTAAAAAGTACATTGAAGGAGTGAAAAATCGTGGTAGAAGCCGCAATTCATCCACCGGTTAA
- a CDS encoding PDDEXK family nuclease, translating to MVKKLESFGWKFIPSDKLIEDYSEPLITSILKSAIRRLNSVNDEEVIKFLKTRFFDVEGCKAILEALGVRRETEKQRP from the coding sequence ATGGTTAAAAAACTTGAAAGCTTCGGCTGGAAGTTCATTCCCTCGGATAAACTGATCGAAGATTATTCCGAGCCCCTGATAACCTCCATCCTGAAATCAGCCATCAGGAGATTAAACAGCGTGAATGATGAAGAGGTTATAAAGTTCCTCAAAACGAGGTTTTTCGATGTTGAAGGATGCAAGGCCATCCTTGAAGCACTAGGTGTTCGTAGAGAGACAGAGAAACAGAGGCCATAA
- a CDS encoding antitoxin VapB family protein, whose translation MAKTIAVSDDVYEMLSKTKMKGESFSDVIKRLLKRQKISDIPKILDDSEADKIKELIERQKEVDLARLKGLL comes from the coding sequence ATGGCAAAAACAATAGCCGTGTCAGATGATGTTTACGAGATGCTCTCAAAGACGAAGATGAAAGGTGAATCTTTCAGCGATGTGATCAAAAGACTGCTGAAAAGGCAGAAGATAAGTGATATTCCGAAGATACTCGATGATAGCGAGGCAGACAAAATCAAGGAGCTTATTGAGAGGCAGAAAGAGGTTGATCTGGCAAGGCTTAAGGGGTTGCTGTAA
- a CDS encoding RNA-guided endonuclease TnpB family protein, whose translation MKVQKVIKCKVVHLTRVKRELLTQEYENLQKFLQGDNSVKLYSANKQQAKRYYKKVKPDKEYPLSIRKDLIKVERKNTKIAKYWARIPVAGRRGGIWVAIKPHRDIPEDVEICESKLFRRNGEFYLHLTIQREIGFVKVETSDCVLYIPPSFTVNERTVVIAIDIGEANPIASVELWGFGMQRRNVKFLGKEIRAIRTHYNWVRKSVGRKKIKHAVKWIKQLGNKESRKVADVLHKATRSIVDRAIELKQQGFEPIIVFGDLKNVRKPHIKGKPRCRKNNRKVHTMPSFKVKHMLLYKALWAGIPVAIVNEAWTSKQCWRCGSTNTVVRKRMFKCKDCGLEYNRDLNGSVNIGNRLLGYMLRSRADVNQPETPPVYSVLVSDSACEGRSHRL comes from the coding sequence GTGAAGGTACAGAAGGTCATCAAGTGCAAGGTCGTTCACCTCACCAGGGTTAAGCGTGAACTGCTTACACAGGAATACGAAAACCTTCAGAAGTTCCTTCAGGGTGATAACTCTGTTAAGCTCTATTCTGCAAATAAGCAACAGGCAAAGCGTTACTACAAGAAAGTTAAACCCGACAAGGAGTATCCCTTGAGCATACGCAAGGATTTGATTAAAGTTGAACGCAAGAACACAAAAATTGCCAAGTACTGGGCTCGCATCCCTGTTGCTGGTAGAAGGGGTGGGATATGGGTTGCCATAAAGCCACATCGGGACATTCCCGAAGATGTCGAAATCTGCGAATCAAAGTTGTTTAGAAGGAATGGTGAGTTCTACTTACATCTAACCATTCAAAGGGAAATTGGCTTCGTCAAAGTTGAAACTTCTGATTGCGTTTTGTATATTCCTCCTTCATTTACAGTTAACGAACGCACCGTGGTTATAGCAATCGACATAGGAGAAGCAAACCCCATAGCTTCTGTGGAGCTGTGGGGTTTTGGAATGCAGAGAAGGAATGTGAAATTCTTAGGTAAAGAAATAAGAGCAATAAGGACACACTACAACTGGGTTAGGAAGTCGGTGGGGAGAAAGAAGATAAAGCATGCTGTGAAATGGATTAAGCAATTAGGTAACAAGGAGTCGAGAAAGGTGGCAGACGTTCTGCACAAAGCAACCCGTTCAATCGTGGACAGAGCTATTGAACTCAAACAACAGGGTTTCGAACCAATCATTGTCTTTGGTGATCTCAAGAACGTAAGAAAACCCCACATCAAGGGCAAACCAAGATGCAGGAAGAACAACCGCAAGGTACACACAATGCCATCGTTTAAAGTAAAGCACATGTTGCTTTACAAAGCCCTGTGGGCTGGGATACCAGTAGCTATTGTAAATGAGGCGTGGACATCAAAGCAATGCTGGAGATGTGGTTCAACGAACACTGTTGTCAGAAAGAGGATGTTCAAATGCAAAGACTGTGGGTTGGAGTACAATCGAGATTTAAACGGTAGTGTGAATATAGGTAACAGGCTCCTCGGCTATATGCTGAGGAGCAGGGCTGATGTGAACCAGCCCGAAACTCCCCCAGTATACAGCGTACTTGTTAGCGATTCAGCGTGCGAGGGGAGAAGCCACCGTCTTTAG
- a CDS encoding nucleotidyltransferase family protein, which yields MKNLEEVIQILKENDRILKERFKVKSIGVFGSVTRGEQKETSDIDIIVEFSEPVGWEIVDLKEFLEELLGVRVDVVTKNAAMRKPLLWKSIEREVVYV from the coding sequence ATGAAAAACCTCGAGGAGGTAATCCAGATACTGAAGGAGAACGATAGAATTCTGAAAGAGAGGTTTAAAGTTAAAAGTATAGGCGTATTTGGTTCTGTAACGAGGGGGGAGCAAAAGGAGACAAGCGATATTGACATCATAGTTGAATTTTCCGAACCTGTAGGCTGGGAAATAGTAGATTTGAAGGAATTTCTTGAAGAACTGCTTGGGGTTAGGGTTGATGTTGTGACGAAAAATGCTGCGATGAGAAAGCCATTGTTGTGGAAATCCATAGAAAGGGAGGTTGTTTATGTCTAA
- the tnpA gene encoding IS200/IS605 family transposase — protein MKYKLDRDAHSVYSLHYHLIFVVKYRRKVFTNDRIIDFLKQKIHEISETFEVEVLAIECDVDHVHILFKAKPTLNIPKYINALKTITSREIRRNFPEVKKKLWKNVFWSPSYFLATSGQVTLDVLKRYVESQGE, from the coding sequence ATGAAATACAAACTCGACAGAGATGCTCACTCTGTCTACTCTCTTCACTATCACCTCATCTTCGTAGTAAAATATCGCAGGAAAGTATTTACAAATGATAGAATTATAGACTTCCTAAAACAGAAAATTCACGAAATCTCAGAAACGTTTGAGGTTGAAGTTCTTGCCATAGAATGCGATGTCGATCACGTTCACATCCTCTTCAAAGCAAAGCCAACACTGAACATTCCCAAGTACATCAACGCTCTGAAAACAATAACTTCAAGAGAAATAAGGCGAAATTTTCCAGAGGTAAAGAAGAAGCTGTGGAAGAACGTTTTCTGGTCACCTTCATACTTCTTGGCAACCAGTGGGCAGGTAACTTTGGATGTTCTGAAAAGATACGTGGAATCGCAGGGTGAGTGA
- a CDS encoding GltB/FmdC/FwdC-like GXGXG domain-containing protein, with protein MVSIAKFSLRDMFLEGVRPLEKILKYIQIEGEEAVIDAKELKHKEVNDLLRYAALNGVKKVRVINTVGQRYIGTRLHLPSPAPKLEIHIEGTPGNDLGAFLDGHRIIVHGNAQDGVGNTMDDGEIIIHGRAGDVVAMSMRGGKIYIRDNVGYRTAIHMKEYINKVPVLVIGGTSQDFFGEYMAGGRVILLGLTLKEGEKHKAYYIGTGMHGGVIYLRGKVEKYQLGKEVGIVEMEKEDWKFVEEHVGKYCEYFNRDKEKIMEGNFLKLIPVSKRPYGKIYAY; from the coding sequence ATGGTTTCGATAGCCAAGTTCTCTTTAAGGGATATGTTCCTTGAGGGAGTTAGACCCCTTGAAAAGATACTGAAGTACATCCAGATTGAGGGTGAGGAGGCTGTTATCGACGCCAAGGAGCTCAAACACAAGGAAGTTAATGATCTGCTCAGGTATGCTGCCCTGAATGGAGTAAAGAAGGTTCGTGTTATAAATACTGTGGGGCAGAGGTACATAGGCACAAGGCTGCACCTTCCAAGTCCCGCTCCAAAGCTTGAGATACACATTGAGGGAACACCCGGAAACGATCTCGGGGCATTTCTGGATGGTCACAGAATAATCGTTCATGGAAATGCTCAGGATGGTGTTGGCAACACGATGGACGATGGAGAGATAATTATTCATGGAAGGGCTGGAGATGTTGTTGCAATGTCGATGAGAGGAGGGAAGATATATATTAGGGACAATGTTGGTTACCGAACAGCAATCCACATGAAGGAGTACATAAACAAAGTTCCCGTTTTAGTTATAGGCGGAACATCTCAGGACTTCTTTGGAGAGTACATGGCAGGAGGGAGAGTTATCCTGCTCGGTCTAACGCTGAAGGAGGGAGAAAAGCACAAGGCATACTATATAGGCACCGGAATGCATGGCGGGGTTATATATCTGAGGGGCAAGGTTGAGAAGTACCAGCTCGGGAAGGAAGTAGGAATAGTTGAGATGGAGAAAGAGGACTGGAAGTTCGTCGAGGAGCATGTCGGGAAGTACTGTGAGTACTTCAACAGGGACAAGGAGAAAATTATGGAAGGCAACTTCCTCAAGCTGATTCCTGTATCTAAAAGACCTTACGGAAAGATATACGCATATTAG
- a CDS encoding type II toxin-antitoxin system VapC family toxin, giving the protein MWLFDTSFVIDLFKHDKKALKKAEETDSSPSIKAISVVTAHEVLRGLHYIGDEEKLKLGEASLSRFEIIPYTYEIAKRAAEIDASLIKKGEMLPFPDVVIAATAITYDLSLVTREDHFKRIEGLEVEEY; this is encoded by the coding sequence ATGTGGCTCTTCGACACCTCTTTTGTTATAGACCTCTTCAAACACGACAAAAAGGCGTTGAAGAAGGCTGAAGAGACTGATTCCTCACCATCAATTAAAGCCATCTCGGTTGTAACCGCACATGAAGTGCTGAGGGGCTTACACTACATAGGAGACGAGGAGAAGTTAAAGCTTGGCGAAGCTTCGCTATCAAGATTCGAGATTATACCCTACACCTATGAAATAGCAAAGAGGGCAGCAGAAATCGACGCTTCTCTCATAAAGAAGGGTGAAATGCTACCATTCCCTGATGTTGTTATTGCCGCTACAGCCATAACCTACGATTTAAGTCTCGTAACCAGAGAGGATCATTTTAAAAGAATTGAGGGGCTTGAAGTTGAAGAGTATTAG